The following DNA comes from Streptomyces pristinaespiralis.
GTACATGAACTGGAGCACACCGAGGGCCAGCAGGTCGTTGGCGCAGAAGACGGCGGTGGGCCGTTCCGCCAGGCCCAGCAGCCTGGCCCCCGCGTCACGTCCGGCAGCCACGTCGAGGCGCTCGGTCGGCACCTCCTGGAGCGCATGGGGCGGCAGACCGGCCTGGGCCAGGGCCTCCAGCGCCCCCGTCCGCCGGTCCTGCACCTGCTGCAGGTGCGGCGGCCCGCTGATGAAGGCGATGGAGCGGTGACCGGCGCCCGTGAGGTGGTGGATCGCCAGCGCGCCGCCGGCGACGTCGTCGACGGAGACCGAGCAGCCCTCCGCGTCCCCCGCCACCCGGTCCACGAGGACGTAGGGGATGCCGTGCCGGCGGAACCTGAGCAGGCTCTGCCCGCTGGGGTCGGCAGGGGTGACCAGCACCCCCCGGACCCGCTGTTCGGCGAAGAGGTCGAGGTACTCCGCCTCCTCTTTGGCGTTCTGCCCGCTGTTGCACACCATGACCGCGAGTCCCGCGTCCCGTGCCGTGCGCTCGGCCCCGCGGGCGAGGTCGACGAAGAACGGGTTGCCCATGTCGAGGACGAGGAGCGCCAGCACGCGGCTGCGCCCGGCCCGCAGTTGACGGGCGGACTCGCTGCGCACGTAGCCCAGCCGCGCGATCACCTGCTCCACATGACGCCGCGTCTGCTGCGAGACGCGGCTCGGTTGGTTGAGCACGTTGGACACCGTGCCCACGGAGACCCCCGCCTCCCGTGCCACGTCCTTGATGCCGACAGTCGGCATGGAGTCCGTCATGTGTGTCTCCTGCTGTTTCATCCCCGTCCTCGAATAGGTCCGACAGGGAACGTTCATCCTACGGAGCCGGGACCTGGTTCACGCCAGGTGGAACACTTCGGTGAGAGGACGCATGGCGGCGTCGGGCGCCTGTCCCTCGAGCTCCTCGAAGAACTCCGCCATTTCGGCCTGCCAGCGTGCGTTCACCTCCGTCGCCTCCATGGCCGCGCGGGCGGCTTCGAAGTCGTCGGTCTCCAGATAGCCGACGAGCAGGCCGTCCTCACGCAGGAAGAGGGAGTAGTTGTGCCAGCCGGCTTCAAAGAGCGCGGCGCGCATGTCGGCCCACACGTCCTGATGGCGGTCGCGGTACTCCGCGACCCTCTCGGAGCGGACCTTCAGCAGGAAGCAGACGCGTTGCATCGAGTCACCTTGCTGTCGGGTGTGGGGCCCCGGGAGTCCCGGGGCCCCACAGCCTGCCGTACGGATCAGAAGTCGAACTTGTCGATGTTGGACTTGTCGAACACGGTCGGCTCGCCCGGCGAGACGACGCCGTCCTCACCGATGGTGAAGGTCCCCAGGTCACCCGCGGTGAGGGTCTCGCCCTTCGCGCCGGTGATCCGGCCGGATTCGAGGGCGACGGCGGCGTGGGCGGCCAGGGCGCCGAGCTTGGCCGGGTCCCACAGTTCGAACGCGTCGACGGTGCCGTTCTTGATGTAGGCGCGCATGTCGTTGGGGGTGCCCAGGCCGGTGAGCTTGACCTTGCCCTTGTACTTGGAGCCGGACAGGTACTGGGCGGCCGCCTTGATGCCCACGGTGGTGGGGGAGATGATGCCCTTCAGATCCGGGTGCTCCTGGAGGAGGCCCTGGGTCTGCTGGAAGGACTTCTGGGCGTCGTCGTCGCCGTAGGCGACCTTGACGAGCTTGATGTCCTTGTATTCGGGCTTCTTCAGTTCGTCCTTCATGAAGTCGATCCAGGTGTTCTGGTTCGTCGCGGTCTGCGCGGCGGACAGGATCGCGATCTCCCCCTTGCCGCCGATCTGTTCGGACAGCAACTGGACCTGGGTGCGGCCGAGGTCCTCGGCGGAGGCCGGGGAGACGAACACCTGGCGGCAGTCCTTGTTGGTGTCGGAGTCGTAGGTGACGACACTGACGCCGTTCTTCATGGCCTGCTTGAGCGCGGTGCACAGAGCGCCGGGGTCCTGTGCGGAGACGGCCATCGCGTCGACCTGCTGCTGCGTCAGGGTGTTGACGTAGCTGACCTGACCGGCGGTGTCGGTGCCGCTGCTGGTGCCGACCTCCTTGTAGGTCGAGCCCAGCTCCTCCACGGCCTTCTTGCCGCCGTTGTCCGCGGTGGTGAAGTAGGGGTTGTTGACCTGCTTGGGCAGGAAGGCGACGGTGAGGTCCTTCTTGGTCTCCGCGTTGGGGTCGGCCTTGCCGGCGGCCGCGGTGCCGCCGTCCTTCGACGCGGAGTCCTTGGTCGTGCCGCCGCAGGCGGTGACGCCGAGGGCGAGGGCCGTGACGGTGGCGAGCGCGAGAGTCAGGCGGCGCGATCCGGCGGTGGGTGTGAACATGGGACGTTCCTTTACCTGTGCGGGAGGGAGAGCGGGGCGGGGCCGGCCGGAGCCGGGGTGCGGCAAGGAGCTACGAGGACGGGGCCGTCAGCGGTGGGGACGCGGCGGTTCTCCTGCGAGCCCGGGCCTGGGCGACCTGGCGGCCGATCCG
Coding sequences within:
- a CDS encoding LacI family DNA-binding transcriptional regulator, which produces MTDSMPTVGIKDVAREAGVSVGTVSNVLNQPSRVSQQTRRHVEQVIARLGYVRSESARQLRAGRSRVLALLVLDMGNPFFVDLARGAERTARDAGLAVMVCNSGQNAKEEAEYLDLFAEQRVRGVLVTPADPSGQSLLRFRRHGIPYVLVDRVAGDAEGCSVSVDDVAGGALAIHHLTGAGHRSIAFISGPPHLQQVQDRRTGALEALAQAGLPPHALQEVPTERLDVAAGRDAGARLLGLAERPTAVFCANDLLALGVLQFMYTAGIKVPEEMAIVGYDDIEFAAAATVPLTSVRQPARTMGAMAAGLLLQETGDQADEHRHEHVVLQPELVVRGSSLPAR
- a CDS encoding L-rhamnose mutarotase, whose protein sequence is MQRVCFLLKVRSERVAEYRDRHQDVWADMRAALFEAGWHNYSLFLREDGLLVGYLETDDFEAARAAMEATEVNARWQAEMAEFFEELEGQAPDAAMRPLTEVFHLA
- the rhaS gene encoding rhamnose ABC transporter substrate-binding protein; amino-acid sequence: MFTPTAGSRRLTLALATVTALALGVTACGGTTKDSASKDGGTAAAGKADPNAETKKDLTVAFLPKQVNNPYFTTADNGGKKAVEELGSTYKEVGTSSGTDTAGQVSYVNTLTQQQVDAMAVSAQDPGALCTALKQAMKNGVSVVTYDSDTNKDCRQVFVSPASAEDLGRTQVQLLSEQIGGKGEIAILSAAQTATNQNTWIDFMKDELKKPEYKDIKLVKVAYGDDDAQKSFQQTQGLLQEHPDLKGIISPTTVGIKAAAQYLSGSKYKGKVKLTGLGTPNDMRAYIKNGTVDAFELWDPAKLGALAAHAAVALESGRITGAKGETLTAGDLGTFTIGEDGVVSPGEPTVFDKSNIDKFDF